A genomic window from Alkalihalobacillus sp. AL-G includes:
- a CDS encoding metal ABC transporter ATP-binding protein has product MKAVVSVNDLHVSYLGNQALTEVSFQLEKGSLAGIIGPNGAGKSTLIKAMMGLIPSERGNVKIFGEPVKKVRKRIAYVPQRNDIDWDFPIHVIDAVLIGTYPHLGLFKRPKKEERDWAYECLKRVGMEDFSKRQIGELSGGQQQRVFLARALAQKADLFCLDEPFVGVDLRSEETIIQILKELQTEGKTTLVVHHDLSKSNAYFNELVLLNKELVAKGKVSDVLSSKLIEKAYGNPLAFMNELEVNQL; this is encoded by the coding sequence ATGAAAGCTGTTGTATCAGTGAATGATTTGCACGTTTCGTATCTTGGAAATCAAGCTTTGACAGAGGTTTCATTCCAGCTGGAAAAAGGAAGTCTCGCTGGAATCATCGGCCCAAACGGTGCAGGTAAATCCACGTTAATAAAGGCCATGATGGGACTCATTCCTTCTGAAAGAGGGAACGTCAAGATTTTTGGTGAGCCGGTAAAGAAGGTTCGTAAACGAATTGCGTATGTGCCACAGCGAAATGACATCGATTGGGACTTCCCGATTCACGTCATTGATGCTGTACTGATCGGAACCTACCCTCACCTTGGTTTGTTCAAAAGGCCGAAGAAAGAAGAACGGGATTGGGCTTATGAATGCCTAAAACGTGTCGGTATGGAAGACTTCAGTAAGCGTCAGATCGGCGAGCTATCCGGAGGCCAGCAGCAGCGGGTATTTCTTGCCCGTGCTCTTGCACAAAAAGCAGATCTGTTCTGTTTAGATGAACCGTTTGTCGGTGTTGATCTTCGAAGTGAAGAAACAATCATCCAAATTTTAAAAGAACTACAAACAGAAGGAAAAACAACGCTTGTCGTCCACCATGATTTAAGTAAGTCAAACGCTTATTTCAATGAATTGGTTTTACTGAATAAGGAGCTCGTTGCTAAAGGGAAAGTTTCTGATGTATTAAGCTCCAAGTTAATTGAAAAAGCA